Proteins encoded by one window of Thermococcus sp. JdF3:
- the csx1 gene encoding CRISPR-associated CARF protein Csx1, translated as MKRVLVATWGNPFQWGEIAYRVDCKELGLVNCENVEMRNVSTLPVLIKALNPDKVIILALDTLANLTLKNEVPARELNSYNDVKNDVEERVRWFIENRVKPNLDEDSDLLNDEYLSNYVDVVVLPGLGEFDNASVRGDLLDFYSMVLKELAERLPEDDAEVFLDLTHGINFMPVLTYRALTDLLGLLAYLHTARLHVLNSEPYPAGARAWREEATETLVLNIRSVESTELRPKPIYSVISGKPGWSAFISSVTNGFPLAFAVFYPYIAEVRGYIDGELERFLDSIEVEMRPDSMGARKVHVERKLALSRDFRTAVKLYYMLRVFNTTFRGYPKRNRDGVSLDELLALTRRLFYAMPRIGIVVEDQLCTMKDVLSRRGRSIKEKGWEPLMKAMRADSFSGGSSQSLRHGGSVSEKTIRNFIAHAGFEFNLTMFRKFGGEFLFKYSDVSLARTLAVEALKMRRNPSPGICGQFNPSWR; from the coding sequence ATGAAGCGCGTTCTCGTGGCCACATGGGGCAACCCCTTCCAGTGGGGGGAGATAGCATACAGAGTCGATTGTAAGGAACTGGGTTTGGTAAATTGTGAAAACGTCGAGATGAGGAACGTCAGCACGTTGCCCGTCCTCATCAAGGCCCTGAATCCTGACAAAGTGATAATCCTCGCCCTTGATACCCTCGCCAACTTAACCCTTAAGAACGAGGTGCCGGCCAGGGAGCTGAACTCGTACAATGATGTCAAGAACGACGTGGAGGAGCGCGTCAGGTGGTTCATCGAAAACAGGGTCAAGCCCAACCTCGATGAGGACAGTGATCTTCTAAACGATGAGTATCTTTCAAACTATGTCGATGTGGTCGTCCTTCCCGGCCTGGGGGAGTTCGACAACGCCAGCGTCAGGGGGGACCTCCTCGACTTCTACTCGATGGTCCTCAAGGAGCTCGCGGAGAGGTTACCTGAGGACGACGCAGAGGTCTTCCTCGACCTGACCCACGGGATAAACTTCATGCCGGTCCTGACCTACCGCGCCCTCACGGATCTCCTCGGGCTCCTGGCTTACCTCCATACCGCCAGGCTCCACGTCCTCAACTCGGAGCCCTACCCAGCCGGGGCTAGAGCCTGGAGGGAGGAGGCCACCGAAACGCTCGTCCTGAACATAAGGTCGGTGGAGAGCACGGAGCTGAGGCCGAAGCCCATCTACTCCGTGATAAGTGGCAAACCGGGGTGGAGCGCCTTCATAAGCTCCGTCACCAACGGCTTCCCGCTGGCCTTCGCGGTTTTCTACCCATACATCGCGGAGGTTAGGGGCTACATTGATGGGGAGCTCGAGAGGTTCCTCGACTCAATCGAAGTGGAAATGAGACCGGATTCGATGGGTGCCAGAAAGGTCCACGTGGAGAGAAAGCTCGCCCTCAGCAGGGACTTCAGGACGGCAGTCAAGCTGTACTATATGCTAAGGGTCTTCAACACGACATTCAGAGGCTACCCCAAGAGGAACAGGGACGGTGTCAGCCTCGATGAACTCCTTGCATTGACAAGGCGTCTTTTCTACGCGATGCCAAGGATTGGGATAGTGGTTGAGGATCAGCTCTGCACCATGAAGGACGTCCTCAGCAGGCGGGGGCGGAGCATTAAGGAAAAAGGGTGGGAACCGCTCATGAAGGCAATGCGGGCAGATTCGTTCTCCGGTGGCTCAAGCCAGTCCCTCCGGCACGGGGGAAGCGTGTCTGAGAAGACCATCAGAAACTTCATAGCCCACGCTGGCTTTGAGTTCAACCTAACCATGTTCCGGAAGTTTGGAGGCGAGTTCCTCTTTAAGTATAGTGACGTCTCTCTTGCCAGAACCCTCGCCGTTGAGGCCCTTAAAATGAGGAGGAACCCCTCTCCTGGCATCTGCGGTCAGTTTAACCCTTCTTGGAGGTGA
- the cmr3 gene encoding type III-B CRISPR module-associated protein Cmr3, with translation MIEILPNDVLLFRESRNFTAGESHVALSQEPLPHTIAGALMGLIYHRADGGTREKLLRLEERRKLAGAGRLDEWAPGFSLLGTFFALNGKALFPLPRDTGLVGEARGKAVVLTLHEVLGRRTVVARDGENLTRHFKAGDGFVRPEELRGYLNGAEEVRFLEKGAVYIHEERVGIGMRETRTVEEGLLYRVRTLRLREGAAIRVYFDSGEAEVMEVLGEKGLLKLGGESRFARYRFIDEGFPLENGELEVKAGAILRLYFATPLLPRNGLRGVLEELGVKGEVVKLFTGRKVRVTGWDVQLGKPKQTLYAYPAGTVVWVKVSEGTTMGRLSKAGGMKELGYGLVIAGVLR, from the coding sequence ATGATTGAGATCCTTCCCAACGACGTCCTCCTCTTCAGGGAGAGCAGGAACTTCACGGCCGGTGAAAGCCACGTGGCGCTCAGCCAGGAGCCCCTTCCGCACACCATAGCCGGCGCCCTGATGGGCCTCATCTACCACAGGGCCGATGGGGGAACCAGGGAGAAACTGCTAAGGCTAGAGGAAAGGAGAAAACTTGCCGGAGCCGGCAGGCTCGACGAATGGGCTCCCGGATTTTCCCTCCTCGGCACGTTCTTTGCCCTCAACGGCAAGGCACTCTTCCCGCTCCCCAGGGATACCGGTCTGGTCGGAGAAGCTCGGGGAAAGGCCGTTGTTCTAACTCTCCACGAGGTTCTGGGGAGGAGGACGGTGGTGGCCCGCGACGGAGAAAACCTCACGAGGCACTTCAAGGCCGGTGACGGCTTCGTAAGACCTGAGGAACTCAGGGGCTACCTCAACGGGGCGGAGGAGGTCAGGTTCCTGGAGAAGGGAGCCGTCTACATTCACGAGGAGCGCGTCGGGATAGGCATGAGGGAAACCAGGACCGTCGAGGAGGGCCTGCTCTACCGCGTGCGGACCCTCAGGCTCAGGGAGGGGGCAGCGATAAGGGTTTACTTTGATAGTGGAGAGGCGGAGGTCATGGAAGTCCTCGGTGAGAAGGGCCTGCTCAAGCTCGGCGGCGAGTCGAGGTTCGCCCGCTACCGCTTCATAGACGAGGGATTCCCCCTGGAGAACGGGGAGCTGGAGGTAAAGGCCGGAGCTATTCTAAGGCTCTACTTCGCCACTCCCCTCCTGCCGAGAAACGGCCTGCGCGGGGTTCTCGAAGAGCTCGGCGTGAAGGGGGAGGTTGTGAAGCTCTTCACCGGGAGAAAGGTCAGGGTAACGGGCTGGGACGTCCAGCTGGGCAAGCCCAAGCAGACCCTTTACGCCTATCCCGCCGGAACCGTCGTCTGGGTGAAGGTGAGCGAGGGGACGACGATGGGTCGCCTCTCGAAGGCGGGGGGAATGAAGGAGCTGGGCTACGGCCTGGTAATCGCGGGGGTGCTGAGATGA
- the cas10 gene encoding type III-B CRISPR-associated protein Cas10/Cmr2 — protein MKLWETYAHAFLEVAPSKILGALNGKNELPDLWKRLSSSPAEGEPDRFIFRHPISGKEKPLEKLTSLWFNSRGRRETLLGALEKAEKKVAEELESAGSMEEFAKLWNGLPEMLRKAYEEELESAGIENAPLLAEELLHFPADPLVPDHDWLSRLDVYAVLRAGGAKLVRFKLSPVQGFIGNARSERDLWAGSHMLSLLTYLAVSKLWRAAGPNALIFPHLRGQPFFEHEIGELKKKDSLDVANMPNKVLAIVPWDVDVEKLAGEIEDGIRDFMERLFNSAWEFYGLTGSFEKEEIYGKTVRGYFSITVEEVPLSEVEVIEVNLRKYLESLPDGFESEVHHYPELFSILDQLTDFKSAEHFPPEQPLGHKCTLCGENLAIGGGGDFSTLREKWDSLRERLRDRGIYDIKDKEHLCPLCLSKRFYPRFYALWKEDYRVLGRDCRTIAKEAGKVELRRFASVSEVAMRRPTEKAWELFERNELKTESGPVTWYDVFEYLVLHTGSRDEWRGKREKPSFGVEFEKHLMELASALMPLFKHLGPNSEVLYAENLSSKVSIAKVYGVKEEHLPAGVSPGGIKDSLSEVVGKLGEPPKYYALLKMDGDNMGKVISGSKGVKSVGEYTLAGRKNDVPRPATPMVHVAITRSLSNFAVHFVPEIVGKRKGELLYAGGDDVMALAPTHSVFTLAKEIWETFREDWKDFTYLQGGTRSMSAGVLITHYKEPLYVAVKRVGELEHMAKESGRNALAIGYLKHSGSYYRVAVNWGAIDGNLPHLLDAIRSGKLSRKLVYEFDTATWPNEPLAVLNLVKYEFERHSHYSRDEKEELQERLAEFLWLARNVRVVLSAEELEELGVNPEKGGEINEAIRKVIVDDPEKDEPMDSFEDILKGVGVLFDHGEPKLWSSSLVKKIKCKFGKEGTTAKEAEEMARSIAGLVLKKQVAGAAVLLKVFLEAGVRE, from the coding sequence ATGAAACTCTGGGAAACCTACGCTCACGCGTTCCTTGAGGTTGCCCCCTCGAAGATCCTCGGGGCACTTAACGGGAAGAACGAACTCCCCGACCTCTGGAAGCGCCTCTCAAGCTCCCCCGCCGAAGGAGAACCGGACAGGTTCATCTTCAGGCACCCGATAAGCGGGAAGGAGAAGCCGCTCGAAAAGCTCACCTCCCTGTGGTTCAATTCTCGCGGCAGAAGGGAGACCCTTCTCGGGGCACTTGAGAAGGCCGAGAAGAAGGTTGCAGAGGAACTCGAATCAGCCGGCTCAATGGAGGAGTTCGCCAAACTGTGGAATGGGCTCCCCGAGATGCTCAGAAAGGCTTACGAGGAGGAGCTTGAGAGCGCTGGCATCGAGAACGCACCGTTGCTTGCGGAGGAGCTCCTCCACTTCCCAGCAGACCCGCTCGTCCCTGATCACGACTGGCTGAGCAGGCTCGACGTTTACGCGGTCCTCAGGGCGGGCGGGGCAAAGCTGGTGCGCTTCAAGCTTTCCCCCGTCCAGGGCTTCATAGGCAACGCGAGGAGCGAGCGCGACCTCTGGGCAGGCAGTCATATGCTGAGCCTGCTCACTTACCTGGCCGTTTCAAAGCTGTGGCGCGCGGCGGGGCCCAACGCATTGATCTTCCCCCATCTAAGGGGCCAGCCCTTCTTCGAGCACGAGATCGGGGAGCTGAAAAAGAAGGACTCCCTCGACGTGGCCAACATGCCCAACAAGGTTCTTGCAATTGTCCCCTGGGACGTGGACGTTGAAAAGCTGGCCGGGGAAATTGAAGACGGAATACGCGACTTTATGGAGCGCCTTTTCAACTCTGCTTGGGAGTTCTACGGGTTAACTGGCAGTTTCGAGAAGGAGGAGATATACGGGAAGACCGTCAGGGGCTACTTCTCGATAACCGTCGAGGAGGTTCCCCTCTCGGAAGTTGAGGTAATCGAGGTGAACCTCAGGAAGTACCTGGAATCCCTCCCGGACGGCTTCGAGAGCGAGGTTCACCACTACCCCGAGCTCTTCTCTATCCTCGACCAGCTGACCGACTTTAAGTCCGCGGAGCACTTCCCGCCGGAGCAGCCCCTCGGCCACAAGTGCACCCTCTGCGGCGAGAACCTCGCGATAGGCGGTGGCGGGGACTTTTCCACCCTGAGAGAAAAGTGGGACTCCCTCAGGGAGAGGCTCAGGGATAGGGGTATCTACGACATCAAGGACAAGGAGCACCTCTGCCCCCTCTGTCTTTCAAAGAGGTTCTACCCGAGGTTCTACGCCCTGTGGAAGGAGGACTACAGGGTGCTCGGCAGGGATTGCAGGACAATAGCCAAAGAGGCAGGAAAGGTGGAGCTGAGGCGCTTTGCGTCCGTGAGTGAAGTTGCCATGAGAAGGCCCACCGAAAAGGCCTGGGAACTGTTTGAAAGGAACGAACTCAAAACCGAGAGCGGTCCGGTCACTTGGTACGACGTTTTCGAGTACCTCGTCCTCCACACAGGATCGAGGGACGAGTGGCGTGGAAAGCGGGAAAAGCCCTCCTTTGGGGTGGAATTTGAAAAGCACCTCATGGAGCTGGCATCGGCGCTGATGCCCCTCTTCAAGCACCTCGGCCCCAACAGCGAGGTTCTCTACGCCGAGAACCTGTCGAGCAAGGTATCAATCGCCAAGGTCTACGGCGTGAAGGAGGAACACCTCCCGGCCGGGGTCAGTCCTGGGGGGATAAAGGACTCCCTGAGCGAGGTCGTTGGGAAACTAGGAGAGCCGCCGAAGTACTACGCCCTCCTCAAGATGGACGGCGACAACATGGGGAAGGTGATAAGCGGTTCCAAAGGGGTCAAAAGCGTGGGCGAGTACACCCTGGCTGGTAGGAAGAACGACGTGCCCAGACCGGCGACGCCGATGGTCCACGTGGCGATAACCCGCTCCCTCAGCAACTTCGCCGTCCACTTTGTCCCTGAAATCGTGGGGAAGAGAAAAGGAGAGCTTCTTTACGCCGGTGGAGACGACGTCATGGCCCTCGCCCCGACGCACAGCGTTTTCACACTGGCGAAGGAGATATGGGAAACCTTCAGGGAGGACTGGAAAGACTTCACCTACCTCCAGGGCGGGACGAGGAGCATGAGTGCCGGCGTTCTCATAACCCACTACAAGGAGCCCCTCTATGTGGCGGTGAAGAGGGTGGGCGAGCTGGAGCACATGGCCAAGGAAAGCGGCAGGAACGCCCTCGCCATAGGCTACCTCAAGCACAGCGGTTCCTACTACCGCGTTGCCGTCAACTGGGGTGCGATAGATGGGAACCTGCCCCATCTGCTCGACGCGATCCGCTCCGGAAAGCTCAGCAGAAAGCTCGTTTACGAGTTCGACACCGCCACCTGGCCCAACGAGCCCCTGGCCGTCCTTAACCTCGTCAAGTACGAGTTCGAGAGGCACTCACACTATAGCCGCGATGAGAAGGAAGAACTGCAGGAGAGACTCGCCGAGTTCCTGTGGCTGGCGAGGAACGTTAGGGTGGTACTTTCAGCTGAAGAGCTGGAGGAACTCGGCGTGAACCCTGAGAAGGGCGGGGAGATAAACGAGGCAATAAGGAAAGTCATAGTGGACGACCCCGAGAAAGATGAACCCATGGACAGCTTCGAGGATATCCTGAAGGGCGTTGGAGTTCTCTTCGACCATGGGGAGCCAAAGCTGTGGTCCTCTTCCCTAGTGAAGAAAATCAAGTGCAAGTTTGGGAAAGAGGGGACTACCGCCAAAGAGGCCGAGGAAATGGCGAGGAGCATAGCCGGCCTCGTGCTGAAAAAGCAGGTCGCCGGGGCGGCGGTTCTCCTCAAGGTCTTCCTCGAGGCGGGGGTGAGAGAATGA
- the cmr1 gene encoding type III-B CRISPR module RAMP protein Cmr1, whose protein sequence is MYEATFELEAITPVFMRGADQRKAEFRSASVKGVMRWWFRALAGNYFGNDIKGLKRAECRVFGCAGEETRRSAVTVEVESLSEPRDIYFTRRRFDRDSWIWDLQYLFFSIKLTAGKQMMNKFYPPGSKFRVTLSSYSEDLLKAAVASLWTGVMLGGFGFRARRGAGSLKFAGDTRYLGELGLVTSPNSDKELGDSINRAVKLVGDSIGVSSRVKGIFKYPVLGEESSCVARWGWETDPKGLLKSFQGKYSRFRSSPSLRVKRVVLGLPIVKGKLGPVRKAAKNARRASPLIVTVLPYKGAYSLVLTKLRTGPYYTAEKRELKGFENTINKNADWKVLHWLDVDHLSQEVVVYGSPEVFLQ, encoded by the coding sequence ATGTATGAAGCGACCTTCGAGCTTGAAGCTATAACGCCGGTTTTCATGCGCGGTGCGGATCAGAGAAAGGCCGAGTTCCGCTCCGCCAGCGTCAAGGGCGTGATGCGCTGGTGGTTTCGTGCTTTGGCCGGCAACTACTTCGGGAACGACATCAAGGGACTCAAGCGGGCCGAGTGCCGGGTCTTTGGCTGTGCCGGCGAAGAGACGAGGAGGAGCGCGGTGACGGTTGAAGTGGAGAGCCTTTCAGAGCCAAGAGACATATACTTCACCCGCAGGAGGTTCGATAGGGACTCCTGGATCTGGGACCTCCAGTACCTGTTCTTCTCCATAAAGCTGACGGCTGGAAAGCAGATGATGAACAAGTTTTATCCCCCAGGTTCGAAGTTCAGGGTAACACTGTCATCGTACAGCGAGGACCTCCTGAAGGCGGCCGTGGCTTCCCTCTGGACGGGGGTCATGCTGGGGGGCTTTGGCTTCAGAGCGAGAAGGGGAGCTGGCAGTCTGAAATTTGCGGGGGATACAAGGTATCTCGGCGAGCTGGGTCTCGTTACGTCACCGAACTCGGATAAAGAGCTTGGAGACTCAATAAACAGGGCCGTGAAGCTCGTTGGGGATTCAATCGGGGTGAGCTCAAGGGTTAAGGGGATATTTAAGTACCCGGTTCTTGGAGAGGAATCTTCCTGCGTCGCCCGGTGGGGGTGGGAAACTGACCCCAAGGGGCTCCTGAAATCCTTCCAAGGCAAATACTCGCGTTTCAGGTCTTCTCCCTCTCTGAGGGTAAAGAGGGTTGTGCTGGGCCTTCCCATCGTGAAGGGCAAGCTTGGGCCCGTTAGAAAAGCCGCCAAAAATGCCAGGAGAGCGTCTCCCCTCATAGTCACGGTGTTGCCCTATAAGGGTGCCTACTCCCTGGTTCTGACGAAGCTCCGTACCGGGCCATATTACACCGCAGAGAAAAGGGAGTTAAAGGGGTTTGAGAACACGATAAACAAAAACGCCGACTGGAAGGTTCTCCATTGGCTGGACGTGGATCATCTCAGCCAGGAGGTAGTGGTTTACGGCTCTCCGGAGGTGTTTCTGCAATGA
- the cas6 gene encoding CRISPR-associated endoribonuclease Cas6 yields MRIKLDLEPEESFPFYAVGKHTIQAMIYTHLNGTDYSDLHDRKGFKFFTFSDIYPSGPFEPGKRKSLIISSPDEGLIETLYEKLLPDEKLYLGRHALKIVSLKRFRLKPRKAFITGSPVVLSAPGNGRFFTFHHHNSLAYFVGRLTELAVRKYEAFTGEGLELDGPLFTRMIPRVRRKGWLDIYVRVNIRGRYFDVPGTTWEYLEAPLNESNRDFYAFTMDAGIGELNSLGFGFINPIKGS; encoded by the coding sequence ATGAGGATAAAGCTCGACCTGGAGCCCGAGGAAAGCTTCCCCTTCTACGCCGTTGGAAAACACACCATCCAGGCGATGATATACACCCACCTCAACGGGACGGATTACTCTGATCTTCACGACAGGAAGGGCTTCAAGTTCTTCACTTTCTCCGACATCTACCCTAGCGGCCCCTTCGAGCCGGGCAAGAGGAAAAGCCTGATAATCAGCTCCCCGGACGAGGGGTTAATCGAGACGCTCTACGAGAAGCTCCTCCCCGATGAGAAGCTCTACCTCGGGAGGCACGCGCTTAAAATAGTCTCGCTGAAGAGGTTCAGGCTAAAGCCGAGGAAGGCCTTCATAACCGGCTCCCCCGTCGTCCTCTCCGCCCCCGGAAACGGCCGCTTCTTCACCTTCCACCACCACAACAGCCTCGCCTACTTCGTCGGGAGGCTCACCGAGCTGGCCGTGAGGAAATACGAGGCCTTCACGGGCGAGGGCCTTGAGCTAGACGGCCCGCTCTTCACGAGGATGATCCCGAGGGTGAGGAGGAAGGGCTGGCTCGACATCTACGTCAGGGTTAATATCCGCGGGCGCTACTTCGACGTCCCGGGCACAACATGGGAGTACCTCGAGGCCCCGCTGAACGAGTCAAACAGGGACTTCTACGCCTTCACGATGGACGCCGGAATCGGGGAGCTGAACAGCCTGGGCTTCGGGTTTATTAACCCAATTAAAGGCTCGTGA
- a CDS encoding ribosome biogenesis/translation initiation ATPase RLI, with translation MRIAVIDYDRCNPDKCGNFLCERVCPVNRMGGEAIIIDEENYRPVIQEASCTGCGICVHKCPFNAITIVNLPEELEEGCVHRYGVNAFVLYRLPVVKDGMVVGILGPNGTGKTTAVKILAGQLLPNLCGDNESWDNVIRAFRGNELQTYFERLRDGEIRPVVKPQYVDLIPKAVKGKVRDLLRRADEVGAFDDVVRELELENVLDRDIKHLSGGELQRVAIAAAILRKAHFYFFDEPSSYLDIRQRLKVARIIRHLADSGKAVLTVEHDLAVLDYLSDVIHVVYGKPGAYGIFSQPKGTRNGINEFLRGYLKDENVRFRPQEIRFTKSSERKSQEGEILVEYPRLVKDYGGFRLEAEPGTLYMGEVVSIVGPNGIGKTTFVKMLAGVEKPTEGDVDWELKVSYKPQYIKVDYEGTVYDLLSKINAGKLLNSFYKTELLNPLGVPDLYDKQVNELSGGELQRVAITAALIRDADLYLLDEPSAYLDVEQRLAVSRAIRHLMEKEGKTALVVEHDVLMIDYISDRLMVFEGEPGKHGRALPPTGMREGMNRFLAGVGITFRRDPDTGRPRANKENSVKDREQKEMGEYYYVAP, from the coding sequence ATGAGGATAGCGGTCATCGATTACGACAGGTGTAACCCTGACAAGTGCGGTAACTTCCTGTGCGAGCGGGTCTGTCCGGTCAATCGAATGGGTGGAGAGGCGATAATAATAGACGAGGAGAACTACCGGCCGGTGATTCAGGAGGCGAGCTGTACCGGCTGTGGGATATGTGTGCATAAGTGCCCCTTCAACGCGATAACCATAGTGAACCTCCCGGAGGAGCTTGAGGAGGGCTGCGTGCACCGCTACGGCGTGAACGCCTTCGTCCTCTACCGCCTCCCCGTGGTCAAGGACGGCATGGTCGTTGGCATACTCGGACCGAACGGAACCGGTAAGACAACGGCCGTTAAAATCCTCGCGGGCCAGCTCCTGCCGAACCTCTGCGGCGACAACGAGAGCTGGGACAACGTGATCAGGGCCTTCCGGGGCAACGAGCTCCAAACCTACTTCGAAAGGCTCAGGGACGGCGAGATCAGGCCGGTGGTGAAGCCCCAGTACGTTGATCTGATCCCCAAGGCCGTTAAGGGCAAGGTCAGGGATCTGCTCAGGAGGGCTGATGAGGTTGGCGCCTTCGACGATGTTGTCAGGGAGCTTGAGCTTGAGAACGTCCTCGACAGGGATATAAAACACCTCTCCGGCGGTGAGTTGCAGAGGGTTGCGATAGCCGCGGCGATACTGAGGAAGGCCCACTTCTACTTCTTCGACGAGCCCTCGAGCTACCTCGACATAAGGCAGAGGCTCAAGGTGGCCAGGATAATCCGCCACCTGGCCGATTCGGGCAAGGCGGTTCTCACCGTTGAGCACGACCTGGCGGTCCTTGACTACCTCAGCGATGTCATCCACGTCGTCTACGGTAAGCCCGGCGCCTACGGTATATTCTCCCAGCCGAAGGGCACGCGCAACGGAATAAACGAGTTCCTGCGCGGCTACCTGAAGGACGAGAACGTCCGCTTCAGGCCCCAGGAGATAAGGTTCACCAAATCCAGCGAGAGGAAGAGCCAGGAGGGCGAGATACTGGTTGAGTACCCGAGGCTGGTGAAGGACTACGGCGGCTTCAGGCTCGAGGCTGAGCCCGGAACGCTCTACATGGGCGAAGTCGTGAGCATCGTCGGCCCCAACGGAATCGGTAAGACCACCTTCGTGAAGATGCTCGCAGGCGTCGAGAAGCCCACCGAGGGAGATGTCGACTGGGAGCTGAAGGTCTCCTACAAGCCGCAGTACATCAAGGTCGACTACGAGGGGACCGTCTATGATCTCCTGAGCAAAATAAACGCGGGGAAGCTCCTCAACAGCTTCTACAAGACCGAACTGCTCAACCCCCTCGGAGTTCCGGACCTCTACGACAAGCAGGTGAACGAGCTGTCGGGCGGTGAGCTTCAGAGGGTTGCAATAACCGCGGCCCTCATCCGCGACGCGGACCTGTACCTGCTCGACGAGCCCTCCGCTTACCTCGACGTCGAGCAGAGACTGGCTGTTTCGAGGGCGATAAGGCACCTGATGGAGAAGGAAGGCAAGACCGCCCTGGTAGTCGAGCACGACGTGCTGATGATAGACTACATCAGCGACAGGCTGATGGTCTTCGAGGGCGAACCGGGGAAGCACGGCAGGGCGCTGCCGCCCACCGGGATGCGCGAGGGAATGAACCGCTTCCTCGCGGGGGTTGGCATAACCTTCAGACGCGATCCCGACACGGGCAGGCCCAGGGCCAACAAGGAGAACAGCGTCAAGGACAGGGAGCAGAAGGAGATGGGCGAGTACTACTACGTCGCCCCGTGA
- a CDS encoding cell wall-binding repeat-containing protein, which yields MVWKKAIALLFGLMVVATTLSFGHVSAADTSVTVILVSDNEADCTLAQYLANMTGAVVVTTPWGVYDPNVTANVMSYGPDNVIIIGGPDAVVDRYLDDLEELNITVERWWGRNRYETNLAVIGNATAKLRIKFENNVIVVPGNDTAALKVALRKAVKVHGVIIFANDTTNITRVMMKIEAHPKNMTLIRSQVMVEMAERLRERFENRVGANVTEIDVNITPEMAMEAINTSEERIASAEELLANVTLPPQMDRVAEKMLNLAKKELERARNAYDDGEYGRAYGQATAAKAHAEFVIRVASKEWQHRVGIDAAVMARVFLHRVEIQLRIMEKSGMNVTRIETLVDQLKTAIENKDYDIIDALMAQIRQELLQMYSHGKGKFRERILLPDRAGRWQP from the coding sequence ATGGTGTGGAAAAAAGCTATTGCATTGCTCTTTGGTTTGATGGTGGTGGCGACGACCCTGTCCTTCGGCCACGTGTCCGCGGCCGATACCAGCGTGACCGTCATACTCGTCAGCGACAACGAGGCCGACTGCACACTGGCCCAGTACCTCGCCAACATGACCGGCGCGGTGGTCGTGACGACCCCCTGGGGTGTCTATGACCCGAACGTCACGGCGAACGTGATGAGCTACGGCCCGGATAATGTTATAATAATCGGCGGACCCGATGCCGTCGTCGATAGGTATCTGGATGACCTTGAGGAGCTCAACATCACCGTCGAGCGCTGGTGGGGCAGGAACAGGTACGAGACCAACCTGGCGGTCATAGGAAACGCAACCGCCAAGCTCAGGATAAAGTTTGAGAACAATGTGATAGTGGTTCCCGGCAACGACACCGCCGCGCTCAAGGTTGCCCTCCGGAAAGCCGTGAAGGTTCACGGGGTGATAATCTTCGCCAACGACACCACCAACATAACCAGAGTCATGATGAAGATAGAGGCCCACCCGAAGAACATGACCCTCATCAGAAGCCAGGTCATGGTGGAAATGGCCGAGAGACTCAGGGAGAGGTTCGAGAACCGCGTCGGGGCCAACGTCACAGAGATCGATGTCAACATAACCCCTGAGATGGCGATGGAGGCCATCAACACGAGCGAAGAGCGCATTGCCTCCGCCGAGGAACTGCTCGCGAACGTTACCCTGCCGCCCCAGATGGACCGGGTCGCGGAGAAGATGCTGAACCTCGCCAAGAAGGAGCTTGAGAGAGCCAGGAACGCCTATGACGACGGTGAGTACGGAAGGGCCTACGGGCAGGCGACGGCCGCAAAGGCCCACGCCGAGTTCGTCATAAGAGTGGCCTCAAAGGAGTGGCAGCACCGGGTAGGTATCGACGCCGCTGTGATGGCGAGGGTGTTCCTGCACCGCGTGGAGATACAGCTCAGGATCATGGAGAAGTCGGGAATGAACGTCACCAGGATAGAGACCCTCGTTGACCAGCTCAAGACCGCCATCGAGAACAAGGACTACGACATTATCGATGCCCTGATGGCGCAGATCAGGCAGGAGCTGCTCCAGATGTACTCCCACGGAAAAGGCAAGTTCAGGGAGCGTATCCTTCTCCCGGACCGTGCCGGACGCTGGCAGCCGTGA